A genomic segment from Candidatus Abyssobacteria bacterium SURF_5 encodes:
- a CDS encoding 4Fe-4S dicluster domain-containing protein — protein MPVSHQYPLVDKELCIGCGNCQLCCPAEPNVFEIRIDEGWREDKSFVINPDSCIECALCVNQCPVQAITLVGPDTE, from the coding sequence ATGCCCGTCTCGCATCAATATCCCCTCGTTGACAAGGAACTTTGCATCGGATGCGGCAACTGCCAGCTCTGCTGTCCTGCCGAACCGAACGTGTTCGAAATCCGCATTGACGAAGGATGGAGAGAAGACAAATCTTTCGTGATAAATCCGGATTCTTGCATCGAATGCGCGTTGTGTGTCAACCAATGTCCCGTTCAGGCTATTACTCTCGTGGGGCCGGACACTGAATAA
- the lon gene encoding endopeptidase La: MTSFNDDNVPGGSATTEAPREINQIPDVLGILPLKNTVMFPFTVVPLSVGEKSSIALVDEAVSGAKIVGCVAMKDPGAERKPENLYEYGTAVTILRMMKLPDGTEALLVQGMSKIRIQRYVSLDPFLRARIEVIEEHDEISTRGEALFRNVLAQCQKIISLTPYLPDELQATLMNIDSPLRLVYLVCSVLKLDVKEKQGILELESVEEKLEKITQLLSREIEILELGGKIKSQVETEMTKTQREYFLREQLKAIQEELGEGDERQVEMKEIREKLDAKKLPEEARREAERELGRLAKLPPAAAEYHVIRTYLDWIIDLPWGEYTEDHLDLNRAQQVLDEDHYDLKEVKERIVEYLAVRQRKPDMKGPILCFVGPPGTGKTSLGQSIARALGRKFVRMSLGGIRDEAEIRGHRRTYIGALPGRIIQSIRRAGTANPVFMMDEVDKVGADFRGDPSSALLEVLDPEQNTSFRDHYLDLPFDLSQVMFITTANVLQTIHPALQDRMEILRLAGYTEDEKVWIAKKYLVPRQLEANGLKPENLEFEDEAIRKMANAYTREAGVRNLERTIGKVCRKVALDISTQRKEKERVTADNLIEYLGPEKFFPEVGLRTSHPGVATGLAWTEAGGQVLFVEALAMPGGKSLTLTGQLGDVMQESAKAALSYIRSKTKDLGVPNDFFSKEDIHLHVPAGAIPKDGPSAGITMAVAIASLLTGRPVRQDVAMTGEITLSGLVLPIGGVKEKILAAKRAGINTIILPKRNEKDLIEIEDESKAGLNFVFVETIDEGLGVALTDAQEQQAAGQPSQQAGA, translated from the coding sequence ATGACATCTTTCAATGACGATAACGTTCCGGGAGGCAGTGCAACGACGGAAGCCCCCCGGGAAATAAACCAAATCCCCGACGTCTTAGGGATTCTGCCGCTGAAAAATACCGTCATGTTTCCTTTTACCGTCGTTCCGCTTTCAGTCGGCGAAAAAAGCTCGATCGCGCTGGTTGATGAAGCCGTATCAGGCGCCAAAATTGTCGGCTGCGTCGCCATGAAAGATCCCGGGGCGGAACGGAAACCGGAGAACCTCTACGAGTACGGCACTGCGGTAACGATTCTGAGGATGATGAAATTGCCGGACGGGACCGAGGCACTGCTGGTTCAGGGCATGAGCAAGATTCGAATTCAACGGTATGTCTCGCTCGACCCGTTTCTGCGGGCGCGGATCGAGGTGATCGAGGAACACGACGAGATCAGCACCCGCGGCGAGGCGCTGTTCCGCAACGTCCTGGCGCAGTGCCAGAAAATCATCTCGCTGACGCCGTACCTGCCCGATGAACTGCAGGCGACTCTCATGAACATAGACTCGCCCTTGCGCCTCGTGTACCTGGTCTGCTCGGTGCTCAAGCTCGACGTGAAGGAAAAGCAAGGCATTCTTGAACTGGAGTCAGTCGAAGAGAAGCTCGAAAAAATTACGCAGCTGTTGAGCAGAGAGATCGAGATTCTCGAGTTAGGCGGGAAGATCAAGTCGCAGGTCGAAACGGAAATGACCAAAACGCAGCGCGAGTACTTTCTGCGCGAACAACTGAAGGCGATCCAGGAGGAGTTGGGCGAGGGCGACGAGCGCCAGGTCGAGATGAAGGAGATCAGGGAGAAGCTGGATGCGAAAAAACTTCCGGAAGAAGCACGGAGAGAGGCTGAGCGCGAATTGGGCCGTCTTGCCAAGTTACCCCCCGCCGCGGCTGAGTATCATGTTATTCGGACTTATCTTGATTGGATCATTGATTTGCCGTGGGGAGAATATACTGAAGATCATCTCGATCTGAATCGAGCCCAGCAGGTTCTGGATGAGGACCATTACGATCTGAAAGAGGTAAAAGAGCGTATCGTTGAATATCTGGCGGTTCGCCAGCGCAAGCCCGACATGAAGGGGCCGATTCTTTGCTTTGTCGGCCCGCCGGGAACGGGGAAGACCTCTTTAGGGCAATCGATTGCGCGCGCGCTCGGCCGAAAGTTTGTCCGGATGAGCCTCGGCGGGATTCGCGATGAAGCTGAAATCCGGGGTCATCGCCGCACGTATATCGGCGCGTTGCCCGGACGCATCATCCAGAGCATACGGCGCGCCGGCACCGCCAATCCGGTATTCATGATGGACGAGGTCGACAAGGTGGGTGCGGACTTTCGGGGGGATCCCTCTTCGGCGCTGCTTGAGGTGCTTGATCCGGAGCAGAACACGTCGTTCCGCGATCATTACCTGGATCTGCCGTTTGACCTCTCTCAGGTGATGTTCATTACCACCGCAAACGTCCTGCAGACGATCCACCCCGCACTCCAGGACCGCATGGAGATTCTGCGGCTTGCCGGCTATACGGAAGACGAGAAGGTGTGGATCGCCAAGAAATATCTCGTGCCGCGCCAGCTTGAAGCGAATGGGCTCAAGCCGGAAAACCTCGAGTTTGAAGACGAGGCGATCAGGAAAATGGCCAATGCCTATACCCGCGAAGCCGGCGTGAGGAATCTGGAGCGCACGATCGGGAAGGTTTGCCGGAAAGTGGCCCTGGATATCTCGACGCAGCGGAAAGAGAAGGAAAGAGTGACGGCGGACAACCTGATTGAATATCTCGGACCGGAAAAGTTTTTCCCGGAAGTCGGTTTGCGCACGTCTCATCCGGGCGTGGCCACGGGGCTAGCGTGGACGGAGGCGGGCGGGCAAGTCCTGTTCGTCGAAGCATTGGCAATGCCCGGGGGCAAGAGCTTGACGCTGACAGGCCAACTGGGGGACGTCATGCAGGAGTCGGCCAAGGCCGCCTTGAGCTATATTCGCTCGAAGACGAAGGATCTTGGAGTTCCGAATGACTTTTTTTCCAAGGAAGATATTCATCTTCATGTTCCTGCAGGCGCTATACCGAAAGACGGTCCTTCCGCCGGGATCACTATGGCGGTCGCGATCGCATCTCTTCTAACAGGTCGCCCTGTCAGACAAGATGTGGCGATGACCGGCGAAATCACCTTGAGCGGCCTGGTTCTGCCGATTGGCGGGGTCAAGGAGAAAATATTGGCGGCCAAACGAGCCGGAATCAACACGATAATTTTGCCGAAGCGAAACGAAAAAGACCTGATTGAAATCGAGGACGAATCGAAGGCTGGACTTAATTTTGTATTCGTTGAAACGATCGATGAAGGTCTGGGCGTTGCCCTGACAGATGCACAGGAACAGCAGGCTGCAGGTCAGCCTTCTCAGCAAGCGGGGGCCTGA
- a CDS encoding (Fe-S)-binding protein translates to MDKKRLAARLNLARHFLQHTGRRLFASEQVDGAGVTEFLSKYAEDNTFQIDSRDRANYSSFAQCIQCSICQPYCVMFRVLNYLEFPGPMAVASTLSRAPDRFGGMNSVIYNCTMCRLCEITCPESAPIAAVVGFVRKYLYRHFPDLVPTTLKDACEMTRRSGTFFPQVAAMDRHREKESAEYVLFLGCHSRFDQQERVDAAVAMLNQMSVDFTMIDEVCCGAPLIAAGCDPGDQLAKLNIERIREKKTAKVITLCPHCLIQFCEGEEYAGKIEAIHIAELLPHMHPIKRGSEIIAYHDPCMLGRVAGIVNEPRQALEWAGATLVEMSTNRESSFCCGGWGGLTVTAPVTAEAIAAKRLEDARAVGADVLVTECPWCLSTLKSAGLSRKTPRVRSVIEYLYNPEF, encoded by the coding sequence GTGGATAAGAAACGATTAGCAGCAAGGCTGAACCTGGCCCGGCACTTCCTCCAACATACGGGTCGCCGCTTGTTTGCTTCCGAGCAAGTCGACGGCGCCGGCGTGACCGAATTTCTCTCGAAGTACGCCGAAGATAATACCTTTCAGATAGACAGCCGCGACAGGGCCAATTATTCCTCCTTTGCTCAATGCATTCAATGCAGTATCTGCCAGCCGTACTGCGTCATGTTCAGGGTGCTGAATTATCTGGAGTTTCCGGGGCCGATGGCGGTGGCTAGCACGCTTTCCCGCGCTCCCGACAGGTTCGGCGGCATGAACAGCGTCATCTACAACTGCACAATGTGCCGCCTGTGCGAAATCACGTGTCCCGAGAGCGCGCCGATTGCCGCCGTCGTCGGTTTTGTGCGCAAATACCTCTACCGTCATTTTCCTGACCTTGTGCCGACCACCCTCAAGGACGCATGTGAAATGACGCGAAGGAGCGGAACATTTTTCCCGCAGGTGGCCGCCATGGACCGGCATCGCGAGAAGGAATCGGCCGAATACGTGCTGTTCCTTGGGTGTCATAGCCGATTCGATCAACAGGAGCGGGTGGATGCCGCGGTCGCGATGCTCAATCAGATGTCTGTTGATTTCACCATGATCGACGAGGTGTGCTGTGGGGCGCCGCTGATTGCCGCAGGCTGTGATCCGGGCGATCAGCTCGCGAAGCTGAACATCGAGCGTATTCGTGAAAAAAAGACGGCGAAAGTGATCACGCTTTGCCCGCACTGCCTGATCCAGTTTTGTGAAGGAGAGGAATATGCGGGCAAGATCGAGGCGATACACATAGCCGAATTGCTCCCTCACATGCACCCGATCAAGAGGGGGAGCGAGATCATCGCGTATCACGATCCCTGCATGCTTGGAAGGGTGGCCGGCATAGTGAATGAACCGAGGCAGGCGCTGGAATGGGCGGGAGCGACCCTTGTCGAGATGAGCACCAACCGGGAGTCGTCGTTCTGTTGCGGGGGGTGGGGCGGTCTGACGGTTACGGCGCCCGTCACTGCCGAGGCGATCGCGGCCAAACGACTGGAAGACGCCCGCGCAGTCGGGGCCGACGTTCTCGTTACCGAATGTCCATGGTGTTTGAGCACGTTGAAGTCCGCCGGCCTTTCCCGGAAGACGCCTCGCGTCAGGTCGGTCATCGAGTACCTGTACAACCCCGAATTTTAA
- a CDS encoding FAD-dependent oxidoreductase — translation MSKSEESGSCLKQKGFWATYREKDAYLLPYRCARVQPMSALKHVIIGNGPAGMTAAETIRSLKHDDRIVLISEEPHLPYSRTLLPDFIAGRVALDKLWLRSDSHYKEVRIETQLETRVVSVVPEQQKVCTEKGEDIYFDRLLIACGGEPKLPEIAGIERVPILTLKTLNDARHILSVLQKRSRMLVLARDLVGIEITRAFCQMGLKVTYVEWGDELLPHILDPATAEELAERMKQAGVNLVLGETVREVESDGDAILLRTDARAVSGDFFSVAIGKMPRLDWLRSSGIMMDSGIIADERLRTNFPGIYAAGDTAEIYDPKTQKRKLLFGWKNAVEQGRVAGANMVGEMKEFEVTYAPGLKQIFGVDVRHRWK, via the coding sequence ATGTCGAAGAGCGAAGAAAGCGGGTCTTGCCTCAAACAAAAAGGGTTTTGGGCGACATACCGGGAGAAGGATGCGTACTTGCTTCCTTACAGATGCGCAAGGGTCCAGCCAATGTCCGCTTTAAAGCATGTTATAATTGGGAACGGTCCTGCCGGCATGACGGCGGCCGAGACGATTCGGAGTCTGAAGCATGATGATCGGATTGTCCTGATCAGCGAGGAACCGCACCTTCCTTATTCGAGGACGCTGCTTCCCGATTTTATTGCCGGGAGGGTTGCGCTCGACAAGTTATGGCTCAGGAGCGACTCCCATTACAAAGAGGTACGCATTGAGACACAACTTGAGACGCGGGTCGTTTCGGTTGTCCCCGAGCAGCAAAAGGTCTGCACCGAAAAAGGCGAGGATATTTATTTCGACAGGCTTCTGATTGCATGTGGAGGCGAGCCGAAATTGCCGGAAATCGCCGGCATTGAGCGGGTGCCCATTCTCACGTTGAAGACCCTGAATGATGCGCGCCATATTCTGTCAGTATTGCAGAAGCGCTCACGCATGCTGGTGCTAGCGCGCGATCTTGTCGGGATCGAGATCACGCGGGCCTTCTGTCAGATGGGTTTAAAGGTGACGTATGTCGAGTGGGGTGACGAACTCCTTCCGCATATCCTCGATCCCGCCACTGCGGAGGAGTTGGCGGAGCGGATGAAACAAGCGGGTGTGAATCTGGTGCTGGGGGAGACGGTGCGCGAGGTTGAATCCGATGGTGACGCAATTTTGCTTCGGACGGATGCGAGAGCGGTATCGGGTGACTTTTTCTCCGTTGCCATTGGGAAAATGCCGCGTCTCGATTGGCTGCGATCGAGCGGAATCATGATGGACTCCGGCATCATAGCCGATGAGCGTCTGCGAACGAACTTTCCAGGCATTTATGCGGCAGGCGACACTGCCGAAATTTACGATCCGAAGACTCAAAAAAGAAAATTGCTCTTCGGATGGAAGAACGCCGTTGAGCAAGGACGCGTTGCGGGCGCGAATATGGTCGGCGAAATGAAAGAGTTTGAAGTCACGTATGCGCCCGGCCTGAAGCAGATATTCGGCGTGGACGTGCGTCACAGGTGGAAATAA